A section of the Brevundimonas sp. AJA228-03 genome encodes:
- a CDS encoding DUF1476 domain-containing protein translates to MTTFNDREKGFESKFALDQDQEFRAMARRNKLLGLWAAEKMGLSAESSEDYAKAVVRADFEQPGDEDVFRKIAGDIKGSGLTVSEGEIRSKMDELASMARDQVRGGE, encoded by the coding sequence ATGACGACCTTCAACGATCGGGAAAAGGGCTTCGAGTCCAAGTTCGCACTCGATCAGGACCAGGAATTCCGGGCCATGGCCCGCCGGAACAAGCTTCTGGGCCTGTGGGCGGCCGAGAAGATGGGCCTCTCGGCCGAGTCGTCGGAAGACTACGCCAAGGCCGTCGTGCGCGCCGACTTCGAGCAGCCGGGAGACGAGGATGTGTTCCGCAAGATCGCGGGCGACATCAAGGGTTCCGGATTGACGGTGTCCGAGGGCGAGATTCGCTCCAAGATGGACGAACTGGCCTCCATGGCACGGGATCAGGTCCGGGGCGGCGAATAG
- the purS gene encoding phosphoribosylformylglycinamidine synthase subunit PurS, protein MKVRVHIFLKPGVLDVQGKAVEGALKGLGWAGVSNARVGKLIELDLDGVDDPAAEAKKMCETLLANTVIESYRIELA, encoded by the coding sequence ATGAAAGTCCGTGTCCATATCTTCCTGAAGCCCGGCGTGCTGGACGTGCAGGGCAAGGCCGTCGAAGGCGCGCTGAAGGGCCTCGGCTGGGCCGGTGTGTCGAACGCGCGGGTCGGCAAGTTGATCGAGCTGGACCTGGACGGCGTGGACGACCCCGCCGCCGAGGCGAAGAAGATGTGCGAGACCCTGCTGGCCAATACGGTGATCGAAAGCTATCGGATCGAGCTGGCCTAG
- a CDS encoding YbhB/YbcL family Raf kinase inhibitor-like protein, producing the protein MAFTLTSNDFQDGDTLPDAQVQSKGNTSPHLAWSDAPEGTKSFAITVFDPDAPTGSGFWHWTVANIPADVREIPAAGPVPAGAVEGRTDYGAPGFGGAAPPPGHGPHRYVFTVFAVDTERLEVTPENSGAIFGFNLHFHTLARASITATWENKG; encoded by the coding sequence ATGGCCTTCACCCTGACCTCGAACGACTTTCAGGACGGCGACACCCTGCCGGACGCGCAGGTGCAGTCGAAGGGCAACACCTCGCCCCACCTGGCCTGGTCCGACGCACCCGAAGGCACGAAGTCCTTCGCCATCACCGTCTTCGATCCCGACGCCCCGACGGGGTCCGGATTCTGGCACTGGACCGTCGCCAACATCCCGGCCGACGTCCGCGAAATCCCGGCGGCCGGGCCTGTGCCGGCCGGAGCGGTCGAGGGACGCACCGACTATGGCGCACCCGGCTTCGGCGGGGCCGCCCCGCCGCCCGGCCACGGCCCGCACCGCTATGTCTTCACCGTCTTCGCCGTCGATACCGAGCGGCTGGAGGTCACGCCCGAAAACTCCGGAGCGATCTTCGGCTTCAACCTGCATTTTCACACGCTCGCCAGGGCGTCGATCACGGCGACCTGGGAGAACAAGGGCTGA
- a CDS encoding GNAT family N-acetyltransferase has product MEIVTPRLTLRPAGPDDLEPMHAVLSDPRAVQWWSTPPHETLDQTRGWLEAMISANGSGLDFLIELEGRVVGKAGFYAPPDVGYILHPDVWGRGLATEAVGAVLDRLFETTDHAMATADVDPANAASIRLLEKLGFLRTGFAENTWNVGGVWKDSFYYALSREAWSRRRQG; this is encoded by the coding sequence ATGGAGATCGTCACCCCCCGCTTGACGCTGCGACCCGCAGGCCCCGACGATCTGGAGCCAATGCACGCGGTGCTGTCCGATCCTCGCGCCGTGCAATGGTGGTCGACACCCCCGCACGAAACCCTGGACCAGACCCGCGGTTGGCTGGAGGCGATGATTTCGGCCAACGGGTCAGGGCTCGATTTCCTGATTGAGTTGGAAGGCCGCGTCGTCGGCAAGGCCGGGTTCTATGCGCCACCGGATGTGGGCTACATCCTGCACCCCGACGTCTGGGGGCGGGGCCTGGCGACGGAGGCGGTCGGGGCTGTCCTCGATCGACTGTTCGAGACCACCGACCACGCCATGGCCACGGCCGACGTCGATCCCGCCAATGCGGCGTCCATCAGGCTGCTCGAGAAACTCGGCTTCCTCCGTACCGGTTTCGCCGAGAACACCTGGAACGTCGGTGGCGTGTGGAAGGACAGTTTCTACTATGCCCTGTCGCGCGAAGCCTGGAGCCGCCGCCGTCAGGGGTGA
- a CDS encoding fasciclin domain-containing protein, whose protein sequence is MNPRILTLTVASAALLAVAACNKPTETAPAADATATDTAAMAPATTDPVVGGASMSPTDTIVTNAAKASNLTTLVSAVQAAGLAETLSGPGPFTVFAPDNAAFEKIPAATRESLMAPAGKADLTGILTYHVVPGRLTAADLAAQATAGGGTAELTTVQGGTLKVTVNADGSVTLTDAAGGTSKVTQADVLQSNGVVHVIDTVVMPG, encoded by the coding sequence ATGAACCCCCGCATTCTGACCCTTACCGTCGCCTCGGCCGCCCTGCTGGCTGTCGCCGCCTGCAACAAGCCGACCGAGACGGCCCCTGCGGCCGACGCGACCGCGACCGATACCGCCGCCATGGCACCCGCCACCACGGACCCCGTCGTCGGCGGCGCGTCCATGAGCCCCACCGACACCATCGTCACCAATGCCGCCAAGGCGTCCAACCTGACCACCCTCGTCAGCGCCGTCCAGGCCGCCGGCCTGGCCGAAACCCTGTCGGGCCCCGGACCTTTCACGGTCTTCGCCCCCGACAATGCCGCCTTCGAGAAGATTCCCGCCGCGACGCGCGAATCGCTGATGGCCCCCGCCGGCAAGGCGGACCTGACCGGCATCCTGACCTATCACGTCGTACCGGGTCGCCTCACCGCCGCCGATCTGGCCGCCCAGGCCACCGCCGGCGGCGGCACGGCCGAGCTGACCACCGTTCAGGGTGGCACGCTGAAGGTCACGGTCAATGCCGACGGCTCGGTCACCCTGACCGACGCGGCAGGCGGCACCTCGAAGGTGACCCAGGCCGATGTGCTCCAGTCCAATGGCGTCGTGCACGTCATCGATACCGTCGTGATGCCGGGTTGA
- a CDS encoding fasciclin domain-containing protein has translation MLRRLAISSACALSFCGLVASALPASAHDRPRAQSTHHAPAMTLVAVAAANPDFSTLVSAVQAARLVDTLSGPGPFTVFAPTNDAFETLPDGTVQSLVQPSRRADLQRILTYHVVAGRISAADLATAVRVGGGSATLTTVEGGRLTAVDAGRRRLRLHDAAGESFWITATDVNAANGVIHVIDGVMSPH, from the coding sequence ATGCTTCGTCGTCTTGCTATCTCGTCCGCCTGCGCCCTGTCCTTCTGCGGCCTCGTGGCTTCGGCCCTGCCGGCCAGTGCCCATGATCGCCCGCGCGCGCAATCGACTCACCATGCCCCGGCCATGACCCTGGTGGCGGTCGCCGCCGCCAATCCCGACTTCTCGACCCTGGTCAGCGCCGTCCAGGCGGCGCGGCTGGTCGATACGCTTTCCGGGCCCGGCCCCTTCACCGTCTTTGCGCCGACCAACGATGCCTTCGAGACCCTGCCCGATGGCACGGTCCAGAGCCTGGTCCAGCCGTCACGCCGCGCCGACCTGCAACGCATCCTGACGTATCATGTCGTCGCCGGCCGGATCAGCGCAGCCGATCTGGCCACAGCCGTGCGTGTGGGTGGAGGGTCCGCCACTCTGACCACGGTCGAGGGCGGCCGGCTCACGGCGGTCGACGCGGGCCGCCGCCGGCTGAGACTGCATGATGCCGCCGGAGAGAGCTTCTGGATCACCGCGACCGACGTCAACGCCGCAAACGGCGTGATTCATGTGATCGACGGCGTGATGTCCCCGCATTGA
- the purB gene encoding adenylosuccinate lyase yields MITRYSRPEAVAIWSSETKYRIWFEIEAHAATKMAELGVIPTEAAEAIWARGKDAAWDADRIDEIERTTRHDVIAFLTHVSETVGEEARFLHQGMTSSDVLDTCFAVQLARSADLLIAGTDRVLAALEVRAREHKYTPTVGRSHGIHAEPVTFGLKLAGYHAEFQRAKRRLITAREEIATCAISGAVGTFANVDPAVEEYVAEKMGLQVEPVSTQVIPRDRHAAFFAALGVVASSIERLAIEIRHLQRTEVLEAEEFFDKGQKGSSAMPHKRNPILTENLTGLARLVRSAVTPAMENVALWHERDISHSSVERGIGPDATVHLDFALNRLAGVMERLLVYPDNMQKNLDRLGGLVHSQRVLLALTQLGQSREDSYAAVQRNAMKVWRGEGNFLDFLKEDPEVIVPDADLEALFDLDYHTKHVDTVFRRVFGQTPD; encoded by the coding sequence ATGATCACGCGCTACTCCCGCCCCGAAGCCGTCGCCATCTGGTCGTCCGAGACCAAATACAGGATCTGGTTCGAGATCGAGGCTCATGCCGCCACGAAGATGGCCGAGCTGGGTGTCATTCCGACCGAGGCGGCCGAGGCCATCTGGGCCAGGGGCAAGGACGCCGCCTGGGACGCCGACCGCATCGACGAGATCGAACGCACGACCAGGCATGACGTGATCGCCTTTTTGACCCATGTGTCGGAGACAGTCGGCGAGGAGGCGCGATTCCTGCATCAGGGGATGACGTCGTCCGATGTGCTCGACACCTGTTTCGCCGTGCAGCTGGCGCGCTCCGCCGACCTGCTGATCGCCGGGACCGACCGGGTTCTGGCCGCGCTCGAGGTCCGCGCCAGGGAGCACAAGTACACCCCCACCGTCGGCCGTTCGCACGGCATCCACGCCGAGCCGGTGACCTTCGGCCTGAAACTGGCCGGCTATCATGCCGAGTTCCAGCGGGCGAAGCGTCGCCTGATCACAGCCCGTGAGGAGATCGCCACCTGCGCCATCTCCGGGGCCGTCGGCACCTTCGCCAACGTCGATCCGGCGGTCGAGGAATACGTCGCCGAAAAAATGGGGTTGCAGGTGGAGCCCGTCTCGACCCAGGTCATCCCGCGCGACCGCCATGCGGCCTTCTTCGCGGCGCTGGGCGTCGTGGCCTCTTCGATCGAGCGGCTGGCCATCGAGATCCGCCATCTGCAGCGCACCGAGGTGCTGGAGGCGGAAGAGTTCTTCGACAAGGGCCAGAAGGGCTCGTCGGCCATGCCGCACAAGCGCAACCCGATCCTGACCGAAAACCTGACCGGCCTCGCCCGACTGGTGCGCTCCGCCGTCACGCCCGCGATGGAGAACGTCGCCCTGTGGCACGAGCGGGACATCAGCCATTCCTCGGTGGAGCGCGGCATTGGCCCGGACGCGACGGTGCATCTGGATTTCGCCCTGAACCGTCTGGCCGGCGTGATGGAACGGCTGCTGGTCTATCCGGACAATATGCAGAAGAACCTCGACAGGCTGGGCGGCCTCGTCCACTCGCAGCGCGTCCTGCTGGCCCTGACGCAGCTGGGTCAGTCGCGCGAGGACTCCTATGCGGCGGTCCAGCGCAACGCCATGAAGGTCTGGCGCGGCGAGGGGAATTTCCTCGACTTCCTGAAGGAGGACCCCGAGGTCATCGTGCCCGACGCCGATCTGGAGGCCCTGTTCGACCTCGACTACCACACCAAGCATGTCGACACGGTCTTCAGGCGCGTGTTCGGACAGACGCCTGACTGA
- a CDS encoding DNA-deoxyinosine glycosylase, with protein MIKWALAPVVDTNTRLLILGSLPGDASLAAGQYYAHPRNAFWRLLGQIVDRDLPGLTYPDRLVALKTAGIGLWDVIAGGERKGSLDAAIRNAEAANLKALIATLPALRAVGFNGALAAHTGRRLLGERSGLTLIDLPSSSPAHARPFEEKAAVWNRLGMTLR; from the coding sequence GTGATCAAGTGGGCCCTTGCCCCTGTCGTCGATACGAACACGCGCCTGCTGATTCTGGGCAGCCTGCCGGGCGATGCCTCGCTGGCGGCAGGGCAGTATTACGCGCATCCCCGGAACGCCTTCTGGCGGCTGCTGGGTCAGATCGTGGATCGGGACCTCCCCGGCCTCACCTATCCTGACCGGCTCGTCGCCCTGAAGACGGCCGGCATCGGCCTTTGGGACGTCATTGCCGGAGGTGAACGCAAGGGTAGCCTCGACGCGGCGATCCGGAATGCCGAGGCCGCCAATCTGAAGGCGCTAATCGCCACCTTGCCGGCACTCCGTGCTGTGGGATTCAATGGAGCGTTGGCGGCACACACCGGACGACGGCTGCTGGGCGAGCGATCCGGCCTGACCCTGATCGACCTGCCCTCATCCAGCCCGGCCCACGCCCGGCCGTTCGAGGAAAAGGCAGCGGTCTGGAACCGGCTGGGGATGACGCTGCGGTAA
- a CDS encoding virulence factor: MFAITFDLDIDETAINHPSGLRQAYREVERTLKRYEFFRVQQSVFMTELEDLANLTSAMTALKAMPWFGNSVKDIRAFRVEQWSDFTPFMKSNR, from the coding sequence ATGTTCGCGATCACTTTCGATCTGGATATCGACGAAACGGCGATCAACCATCCGTCCGGTTTGCGCCAGGCCTATCGCGAGGTCGAACGCACCCTGAAACGCTATGAGTTCTTCCGCGTGCAGCAGAGCGTGTTCATGACGGAGCTGGAAGACCTCGCGAACCTCACCTCGGCGATGACCGCGCTGAAGGCCATGCCCTGGTTCGGAAACTCGGTGAAGGACATCCGAGCGTTCCGGGTCGAGCAGTGGTCAGACTTCACTCCCTTCATGAAGAGCAATCGATGA
- the purC gene encoding phosphoribosylaminoimidazolesuccinocarboxamide synthase — protein MNSKRKKIYEGKAKILYEGPEPGTLIQYFKDDATAFNAQKKATLEGKGVINNRISEFVMSRLNGIGVTNHFIKRLNLREQLIREVEIIPLEVVCRNIVAGSLATRLGQEEGTPLPRSIIEFYYKKDELNDPMVTEEHITAFNWANTQEIDDILATTVRVNDYLCGMFGAVGITLVDFKIEFGRVWENDFSRVILADEISPDSCRLWDTATGEKMDKDRFRRDLGQVIENYTEVARRLGIMKDMPTVIQGGLH, from the coding sequence ATGAATTCGAAGCGCAAGAAGATCTACGAAGGCAAGGCCAAGATCCTGTACGAGGGTCCCGAGCCCGGCACCCTGATCCAGTATTTCAAGGACGACGCCACCGCCTTCAACGCCCAGAAGAAGGCCACGCTGGAGGGCAAGGGCGTCATCAACAACCGCATCAGCGAGTTCGTGATGAGCCGCCTGAACGGCATCGGCGTCACCAACCACTTCATCAAGCGGCTGAACCTGCGCGAGCAGTTGATCCGCGAGGTCGAGATCATCCCGCTGGAGGTGGTGTGCAGGAACATCGTCGCCGGATCGCTGGCCACGCGCCTGGGCCAGGAAGAGGGCACGCCCCTGCCCCGCTCCATCATCGAATTCTACTACAAAAAGGATGAGCTCAACGATCCGATGGTGACCGAGGAGCACATCACCGCCTTCAACTGGGCCAACACCCAGGAGATCGACGACATCCTGGCCACCACCGTGCGGGTGAACGACTATCTGTGCGGCATGTTCGGTGCCGTCGGCATCACCCTGGTGGACTTCAAGATCGAGTTCGGCCGGGTGTGGGAGAACGACTTCAGCCGCGTCATCCTGGCCGACGAGATCAGCCCGGACTCCTGCCGCCTGTGGGATACGGCGACCGGCGAGAAGATGGACAAGGACCGCTTCCGCCGCGACCTGGGCCAGGTCATCGAGAACTACACCGAGGTCGCGCGTCGTCTCGGGATCATGAAGGACATGCCGACCGTCATCCAGGGGGGACTGCACTGA